GTGTGAAGCCCTTGGCTCTGTGTGGATGGGTATCGAAGTGGCCGGACTGGACTGATGGGTGCTGCGGCATGGATGCTCAATCGATGAGGAAATTTCTCAGCCGTTGTAGCGCTCTCTGTGGCGATGTGGCTTGATTCAGTGGGTCGTCATGTCGATACGAGAGGCAACAGATGTGTTTGCTGCATGGGCAAGAGCCTTGCGGTGAGGGGCAAGAGAAAAATGCCGATTTCCTTGCATTTCTCTTCGCATTTTCCCGAGAGAGGGTCTGAAGAGACGCTACAATGCATGCTGCAGTTGAATGGGCTTCGATGGAGCCGAAGATTTCAAAGTATTTTGGAGTTTTCTTGGCTAAACCAAAAAAGCTGCTATAATTGCAAATTCTCCGGAGGGGTGCCCGAGTGGCTAAAGGGGGCAGACTGTAAATCTGTTGGCTTACGCCTACACTGGTTCGAATCCAGTCCCCTCCACCAAATTATGAGAGCCGAGGTCCTTGTTGGGGTGCGACGCTGATCGATAGATCAAGCGGGAGTAGTTCAATGGTAGAACCTTAGCCTTCCAAGCTAATGACGCGGGTTCGATTCCCGTCTCCCGCTCCATAGCTGGTTTGTGAGAAGAGTTAAGCGCAATGCGCTGTGAAGTTGCCCATGTGGCTCAGTGGTAGAGCACTCCCTTGGTAAGGGAGAGGTCGCGGGTCCGATTCCCGCCATGGGCACCACAAGTTTCCGGTGCGTCCGTTCGGGTAGCGCCTTTATTTTCAGGTGTAAGTTTTCGGAGTCAAGAAATGGCAAAGGAAAAATTCGAGCGGACCAAGCCGCACGTCAACGTCGGTACCATCGGTCACGTTGACCACGGCAAGACCACGCTGACGGCTGCTATCGCTACCGTTCTGTCGAAGAAGTTTGGCGGCGAAGCCAAGGCTTACGATCAGATCGATGCTGCACCCGAAGAAAAGGCTCGCGGTATTACCATCAATACCGCTCACGTCGAGTACGAAACGGCCAACCGCCACTACGCTCACGTTGACTGCCCAGGCCACGCTGACTATGTGAAGAACATGATCACGGGCGCTGCCCAGATGGACGGCGCTATCCTGGTTTGCTCCGCTGCTGACGGCCCAATGCCCCAGACCCGCGAGCACATCCTGCTGGCCCGTCAGGTGGGCGTGCCTTACATCATCGTGTTCCTGAACAAGTGCGACATGGTCGATGACGAAGAGCTGCTCGAGCTGGTCGAAATGGAAGTTCGCGAACTCCTCGACAAGTACGACTTCCCAGGCGACGACACCCCGATCATCCGCGGTTCCGCCAAGCTGGCTCTGGAAGGCGACAAGGGCGCTCTGGGCGAACAAGCCATCGACAAGCTGGCCGAAGCTCTGGACACCTACATCCCAACGCCTGAGCGCGCTGTGGACGGTGCTTTCCTGATGCCAGTCGAAGACGTGTTCTCGATCTCCGGTCGTGGTACCGTGGTGACAGGCCGTATCGAGCGCGGTATCGTCAAGGTCGGCGAAGAAATCGAAATCGTCGGTATCAAGGACACCCAGAAGACTACGGTCACTGGCGTGGAAATGTTCCGCAAGCTGCTGGACCAAGGTCAA
This genomic stretch from Diaphorobacter sp. HDW4B harbors:
- the tuf gene encoding elongation factor Tu, encoding MAKEKFERTKPHVNVGTIGHVDHGKTTLTAAIATVLSKKFGGEAKAYDQIDAAPEEKARGITINTAHVEYETANRHYAHVDCPGHADYVKNMITGAAQMDGAILVCSAADGPMPQTREHILLARQVGVPYIIVFLNKCDMVDDEELLELVEMEVRELLDKYDFPGDDTPIIRGSAKLALEGDKGALGEQAIDKLAEALDTYIPTPERAVDGAFLMPVEDVFSISGRGTVVTGRIERGIVKVGEEIEIVGIKDTQKTTVTGVEMFRKLLDQGQAGDNVGLLLRGTKREDVERGQVLCKPGSIKPHTHFTAEVYVLSKDEGGRHTPFFNNYRPQFYFRTTDVTGSIELPADKEMVMPGDNVSITVKLIAPIAMEEGLRFAIREGGRTVGAGVVAKIIA